The genome window CGGGGCGGCTGGGGGATGGGCGGCCGGGCGCCGCGGGCGGGACCCCCGCCGCTCCCGCGTCCCGGCCCCGCTCCGCCCAGGTGCGCCCGGCATCCCGGCCCGGGCGGGCCGAGCGCCTCCGCGGGCAGGCGAGGGTGTCCACGACGAGGCCGGCGCCCCTGTCTCTGTCCGGTGTCCTCGCCCTGTCTCGGTCCGCCGCGGGCTCCCGGGGCCCGGGGAGGGGGCAGGTTCTGGCCTGTGCCTCCCCCTCATGCCCCGCCCCGGGGCCCAGATTCCGGCGTCCGGGGGCGGACGGGAGACGCCCGGCCCGTCTACCCGCCCGGGGCCGCGTCTGCTCCGACGGGCGGGGCAGCCAGAGCCGGTGGGGGAGCGGGAAGCCCGCCCGGGCCTGCGAGCTGCCCCGCGCGCTCCACCCGGGGACTCCAGACCACCCGCCCTCCCCCCTGAGACCCAGGAGCCCAGGCGCCCAGTCACCCCGTCCTCACACTCAGGAGTCCAGGGCCCAGCCCTCCTCCCGCAGACCCGTGGCTCCAGCCTGAGTCCTCTGCCTGCTCCTGTCCCCAGCTGTTTGCTGCCTGATCCTGGCCGCACTGAGCCTGTGGCCAGATAGAGCTGCTGCCCCAGGGCCACCACCGGGCCCCCCTCGAACCTCCCCAGGCCCTCGGGCTGAGCTGGACAGCACCGTGCTCCTGACCCGTTCCCTCCTGGCCGACACTCGGCAGCTGGCTGCACAGCTGGTAGGAGCGACTGAGGGGATGGGCTGGGGCCAGGACCGAGGGTGGGGAGGGCTTCTGGGCTACCACGGTGGCGGAGACAGGAGAGGGAGGAGTCTGGGGCCTGTGATGGGGACGGAGGGACCCTTGGAGCCGGGCAGGGCCTCCCTCATGGCTTCTCCCTCCAGAGAGACAAATTCCCAGCCGACGGGGACCACAGCCTGGACTCCCTTCCCACCTTGGCCATGAGTGCAGGGGCACTGGGGGCTCTGCAGGTAAGGGGTGGGGAGACGGCTGGAGGCGAAGCTGGGCAGTGGAGGGCATTGGGGGCAGCGGACCCGAGCAGGCATGTGCCAGGCGCTCCTTGacatcccgccctgcccccagctcccaggTGTGCTGACCAGACTTCGGGCAGACCTGCTGTCGTATCTCAGGCACGTTCAGTGGCTTCGTCGGGCAAGTGGCCCTTCTCTGCGGATCCTGGAGCCGGAGCTGGGAGCTCTGCAGGCCCGGCTGGACCGGCTGCTGCGCCGGCTACAGCTCCTGGTATGACACCCGGCTCTGAGGCCTGACAGCCCAagaccccaggccccaggcctgctCTGAGACCCTTGCCTGGTGTCCCTAAGACCCCATGGCCCTGAGACCGAGGCCCCAGACTCCAATATCCTACCAGACGCTAAACCCTCACCCTGACACTCAGAGACCCTGGCTCCAAGAACATGAGGGTTCTGGACCTCACTCCCCAGAAACTCTGAACCTCCAGACCCTGAGCCCCCTAGATCCTAGCCCTGAGGTCCTGAGACCTCAAGGTCTCAGACCCCGAGATGCCAGACCCTGACCCAAAGCCACCCTGGAGATCCTGGCCTCGCCAACCCCAGACCTCAAGAAACCAGACCCTGAGATCTCAAACTAGAAGACCCTAGACCCTGGAGTCCCCAAGACCTCAGATCCCAGTTGTGAGCCCTGAAGACCCCAAAACCCTGATTTCCAAAACCCCAGACCCTAGTTCCTGACCCTGACCCCAGAGACTATGGGTCTCAAATGCAGCTGCCAGTGCTGAGACTTACGCCTCCCAGCGCCCAGGCCTCATCTGTAGAACCCAGTTCTACAGACCTCACCCTCACCCCCTGAGCTCGGCTGTGGAACCCCAGCCTCAAGAACCCCCCTTTCAGCCCCAGCGTCCACCTTCTGGGCCAACCTGCTGAGTAAACCTGACCCACAGGCCAGAGACCCTCTGGAAACATGCAGCCTGGGCCCCCTAATCCTGATGCCGCGGAGGCTCCAGACACGCCTTCCCTGACCCCTGCTGCACCCCCAACCTGCTGCTAACCTCTGTCCTCTCCCAACAGATGTCCCGCCTGGCCCTGCCCCAGGTGCCCCCAGACCCTCCAGCTCCCCCACTGGCACCCCCAACCTCACCCTGGGGAGGCATCAGGGCGGCCCACGCCATTCTCGGGGGGCTGCACCTGACGCTCGACTGGGCCGTGCGGGGCTTGCTGCTGCTGAAGACTCGGCTGTGatcctcccccccgcccccccggaGCCATCTGCATCCGTCCGTGTTCTTCCCGccacatcttatttatttatttattttgggacTGGGGCCATGGCAGCCAGAGGATCCCTCCTCCACTCTCTCCCCCAGTTAGAGACCGTCCCTCCAGGAGACCTGGTGGGGCCGGGGGGCATCCGTGCCTtatttatacttatttatttaaggAGCCAGACAGGGAGGCAGGGGTACTTGGGGTCCCCAAGAGGAGGGAACTGGGGTCCCAGATTCTTGGGTCTCTAAGAAGTCTGGCCACAGTGTCTCCCCGGCCCCCACTGCTCTGGGCCTGGACAGgagcatattttatttattaaacaattACTTTCTGtgctgggatggggagggaggggacaaGGAGGCCCAGGGTTTTTTGTACAAAAATGTGAGAAACCTTTGTGATATGGAGAAGGGGGATTAAATTTGTCATACACATCACTTAGAGGCCATTTCTCTGAGGACTGGGGTCTGGGATGCTGCtgtccctggggctgggggaggtagGGACCCTGAGTAGGGCAGGGCAGTGGACAGGAGCTGTTGGTCTCCCAGAGACCATAAGCTCTGGGGAGCAGGGTCTGAGCCTCATCCGGTGCTCAGCACTTCAtaggcactaaataaatatttcatggaaGGTTCCAGAAGGTCATCCTGTGACTGACAGTATTTGTACAAGACAAAGCTGCAATTCAAGGTTGTTCATGATGGCGATGTTCACAACAAGTTGAAAACAACTTAGATGTCCAACGGTGGGAGATGGTTAAATAACTACAGCACATCCGTGTGATGGAACCCCAAGAGCTGCATACAGAGGCTGACTTAGATGCAGAAAGACTACAGACTGCTGTGCTCCCCATTTTGTGTTTCCCCATTCCCCCCtctataattttttatataatctctctatatataattttatttaagtcCTAGAAGGAAATACACCAAAACGTTGACAAGAGCCACCTCAGTGTGGAAGGGTAGGGGGTGGGATTAAGGTGACTTTTATTATTTGTGCTTGTCTGTATTTTCCAGAATTTCTACAATGACCATGTATTTTGcatgacacattttaaaaaataaacactatttTTAGAATGACAGAATACCGGTCCCCCATTCCAGCCCTTCCCCAAACAATAAGCCCTCAGAAAGGTACAGAATGACCGTTCCCTGAGCACCTGCTCTTGGCCACACCGTAAGTGTGGAGTTTTGCTTACATGATCCCATAGATCCTCCCATGTTCCCCATGTcataggtggggaaactgaggctcagagtgccTGTTGTTCCAGGTCAAGCAGTTAGGGAGAGACAAGTATGACTCTGCCAAAGATCTGGCTCATTCCAAAGCATGTGTCCCTTTCTTTGTAACCACTGTGTAGCCACACCACCATTGTCATGGACACGAATGTGTTAAATGTGGGGAAACTGAAGCCGCCCAGTGGGGGTACGGGTCTCACTCAAGGTCTAGAGAAGGGCCAGTGGCCTCCCCTCTTAAGAGTCAGAAACCCTTTGGTTAATTATCCATTGACAATATCCTGGACAGACCTGCGCAGGTGTATTTTCACTAGTTGGCCTCTGATTCCTCCACTCCATCCCTCAAGACTCCAGGCCACGTTCCTGCTGAAGGGAGCCTGGGGCCCCCAGAGAGCTGTCAGGAAGAGTCCACTGTGTCCAATGAGGTCACAAAGCCCGCCCCTCGcaggcccctcccccaggccaggGCTGACCACCCCCAAAGGGCCATGGCCAGGCCCTGGGGAAGCTCCACCCCCTAGGACCACTGGGCTCCGGCATCTC of Manis pentadactyla isolate mManPen7 chromosome 15 unlocalized genomic scaffold, mManPen7.hap1 SUPER_15_unloc_1, whole genome shotgun sequence contains these proteins:
- the IL11 gene encoding interleukin-11 — encoded protein: MNTVCCLILAALSLWPDRAAAPGPPPGPPRTSPGPRAELDSTVLLTRSLLADTRQLAAQLRDKFPADGDHSLDSLPTLAMSAGALGALQLPGVLTRLRADLLSYLRHVQWLRRASGPSLRILEPELGALQARLDRLLRRLQLLMSRLALPQVPPDPPAPPLAPPTSPWGGIRAAHAILGGLHLTLDWAVRGLLLLKTRL